The Echinicola jeungdonensis genome segment TCCAAGAGAAACTTTCTTCTTTTTTCGAAGCTTAATTAGTCCAGAGACAGTGTCTTTATGTATTGGCTTCCTAATAGCCCAGTTAAGTCCTTTTTGTTCCACTATTTCTTTGGACTTTTGGCCGTTTTTTTTAATCCATTTTTCATATTTATTAGTAGCTTTATTTATCACCCTAAGGTTTTGCTTGAAACTTATTACTATGGTTTCTAAAGCGTTTCTGGAATCAATTGTAAAAGTTTCCCAGGGTTTTTGGAAATCTTTTGGCACCTCTCTTTCAATTCTATCTTTGGTTTTTGGGTGGAGTAAGCGACTTTTACATATTTTCTTAGTTTCCTATTTAGATCAAAGCGTTCCTTAGATTTTGCATATTGGTTATTTAAAAGGTTGACGTGATCACGTGTTGCACAAGCTATAACCAAAGCATCTAAAGCATGGTGTCTGTGGTCAATTCTCTTTTTTTGGAAACCTTTTGACAACTCAAGAGGCACGGTGGGTAAGTATTTTTGATGATTTTTGTTCCAGCTTGTAAAACCTTTTGAATTGGTAAGCTGATTCATCCGTTCGAAGCGGGTTAAGATTATCCCATTCCAAATATCATTCAACCCCCAATCCTGTTTAAGGGTAGCAGTGATTTTTCCGTTACCTGGAATAAGATTTTTGGAATTGATGCCTTCATCATTAGTTTCTGAACGGACTATATTGGATAGGACTGCTGAAATATACTTGCTTATGTAACGAGTGTCATTTATTTGGCGCTCGATCATCTTCTCCGGAATTTCCTCCATGAGCAATTTGTTCCGCTTTGAAAAGGATTTGGAGTAATGGTCTTTTACAAAAGTTTCATATGTCCTGACCTCAAATATTTTTACGCTCTTGCCAAAACCATTTTCTACTATTTCTCCGTGATGGTTTTTTATAAATTCTAAACCTATTTGATTGTCTTTTAATTTGTTCACGGAAGCTTCACATATTACTTTATTGCTGAAACTGTCATCAAAGTATCGGCTTTGTGGAATAATGTGTTCGATTTCATATTCAGAAGTAAAAAGCTTTGTAAATGGAATGATTTCACCTGTATACGGGGAACGATATTTTTGTTCAAGCCAAAGCTTATAGCGCAATAATCCGAAGAAGTAGGGATGGCCTTTTTGCTGATCTTTTCTATATCCTCTGGAATTTCAATATTGGAATTGAGCACTCCATTTTCATAAATTTTAAGAATTTCCTGCTGCATTGGTGAATATGGACGAACATTCTCAAAACCTGTATCATTCTTGAGTTCAGTTAGTAAAGCTTTTATACGAAGATTGGTGTTTTCATTATCCGTAATTTGGTTAGTTATTTGTTTGCGCTTATCTGCAGGATTTTTCATTTCCCGCCCCAATTCCACATGGATTTCATCAAAGAAATCTTTCTTCCCTTCGCCGTATTCTTGCCAAATATCCCTTACTACCCTGAGGGTTTCGGTTACTACTTGCTCTACAATGGGTTACGCAGTGAGTGCTGCTTGAAATCTTTGATATAACCATCCAAATCAACAACCGAATTCCATTTTTACTAATATCAGCTTCGGAATGTCTATCATAAACAATATAGCTTGCTAACCAAAGCTGTAAGCCTTGAAAATGATGGTACTCGGTTAAATTAATTGCTTTCTCCCTAACCCTATTTTGATCTTTTCATCAAATTCACCAGTTGTGACTTTATCAATCCTGCTTTTTGTTTTTTCATCAATAGCATCCCAACTCCAATATTTTCCTAAACGTAATAAGGGTAATAATTTTTTAATGGCTTTTAGAGAAAAAGGGCCGTACTCGCTTTTAAACGGGGGGAACTTTTTGAAATTTTCCACAAAGGAATTGACATCCAATCGGTGTTTTTCAGCAAAGGTTTTCAGGGCTTTTTCATATTCTATTTTATCTGTGACTGAGTAGATAATATGCCACAAATTGTACTCAATTTCTCTTGTGAAGAAATCAAAAGACATATTTTCGACTTTTTTTAATCTTCTCCTGATTTCATAACCAGTTTCATTACAGGGATATTTTTTGATTCATCCTTTACAGAATCATACACGTAATTCCATCGGTACTTTGCAGTTTCTGCATTTAACGCTTTTCCCTTCAGTTCTTTAGAGGTAAGCAAATGTTTCAATATAATCTTATGGTCTACCTCTTTTTGCCTCATCAAAAACTCAAAAAGATTTTCCCAATCTTCAATGTTGGATAGAAACTGGCCAGTTACATCAACTTCATCCTCCTTTTTGTAGATCTTAAGGTTATACATCCATTGCCAAACCCTGAATTCTTGATAATAAGGATTGGATTTGGGGACAGCATTCAGGTATTTGGTTTTCCTTTCTCCGTTAATCCTGAAATTTCTGTACTCTAACGAGCATTTTCCTATATTAAATTTTTGGCTTTTTAGAGGCCGTTGGTAAAAAATGATATCCTCAAGGAAAAGGTGTGTAAAATCCTTTTTGCTTAATGCCCATTGGTGTGCATCATTGTTTCTGTATAGTTCTCTCACACATTCGTTGTACAAACCTTCATCCGTTAATTCAGGATGAAATGCCTTTTGTTTTTCCAGAATAGCCTTTAATTCTTCTTTGTAGAATTTACGTTCAATAGTACGGACTAATTTGCCCTTTACTTTTTGACTTGGGTTTTGTAATAGTGTGTCGTAGATATATGCACCTACCGTTTTACTAGAATGGTCAATTTCCTGTTCGGTTTTCTTTTTGATTAGTGTCCAATCATCTTCCTTTGGGGCTCTAAAGCTCCTTTTTTCATTTCCCTCTTTATCCCTTTTAATTGAGCCATCCTCATCCAGGTCAGTAGTAACAATGAAATCCCTGACTTTATCTTTCCAATCGTATAAATCTGTTTTACTTGAACGTCTATAAACCCATCCATTTTCGAGAATCAGTGAATACCAAGTCTCTCCCTTTTTATTAGTTTCTTCAGCTTTTATATCGATAATTTTCAATGAATAAAACTCGACCAATTTATTAGGATTTTCTTCCTCCTCTTCTCCTCTAAACTGATAGTACCCCCGCTTTTGATTAAAATTTAGGATGACCCAAGCGAGCTCCTCTTTTTCAATTTTCTGAGAAAGTGCTTTTTTTCGTAGGAAATAGATTGTCCAGTCATAAGGGATTAGTTTTCCTTCTTCTAATAACTGTGGTTGACACTTCTTGAAATCAACAAGCATCTCCTCAAATGATTTTTTGAAGATGAATTCTTTATTATTAAAAGCCAGTTTGGGCTCCATTTCCCTCTTGAACTTGCCAAGGCGATTCTCGAAATCTATTTGTGAAGAGTAATGCTTAGGGAGAAATCCCAAAATATTCAAAATACGATGTAGCCTTTCCCTACGGAGTAAATGTCTCTCGCGGAGTCTTCGGGTTCCTCTGAAACCTGTTCTTTCAGCCGTTTGGGAAACTGAATTTCCTTTCCAAATTCTCCTAAAATATCCTGACTCATCGGAATAATCCTACTTCCCATTCCAAGTATTTCACCTTGCTTTTCCTCAAAGTTTTGCGCAACCAAAGCCCACCCAATAGAGTTTGTTCCCAAATCCAGTCCTAATATTCTTTTCATATTATAATTTAATTTATTCTTTATTTAACTTTTTTATTGCCTTTTTAAAATTCATTCCTAAATTGAAATCATAATTCTGAAAGCAATTCACAATAAGGATTATTCCGTTGTGAAAACATTCAAGGCGGGGCAACTCGCCTTTCTTTTTCTACCTCCTATATCCATCATCCACATCATCTGCTGCCTTGTTACTAAGTTTCTCTGTAGCTTCCTTTTCTGGGACGATCAGATTAGTCCAGATGCCTATTCCAAATTGATGCAAAGAAAGTTTAGCATTAACCATGGCATTTAACCTGGCACCAGCATCCATCAGGTTGGCCAGGACAATGTTTTCATAAGCAGGTAAATACCCCAGAAACATATTTTCCCATTTTACCCCAACTGCAATACGGTCATGTTCGTGTTCTGAAAATTGTTCCAAGATTACCAGGTCACCTGCCCGGATTTTCCCAAAACATTTATTTAAAGAATAATACTGGACCCCAAGCAGGTAATTGTCATATATTTGGATGGGCTTGGCAATCAGGTTGGTAACCAATTCAGCTTTAGGAGAAGAGCCTGGTAAAATCAGGGATATGCCTCCCAGTCCAGCCGATTTCAAAAATTCCTTTCGGTTAAGTTTCATAAAATTTTACTTTATGGGTCATTAAAGACCGAAAAACATGGATTAAAAAAGATGTTTACAAGCATCAAAAATAGAATTTTTGAATACAAACTGCGCTCTCCTTTTTTTGAATAAGATGCTTAGAATTAATCTCGTAATCTCTAAAATAACCATTTTATAGTGAAAATAATTACCTTTATTAGGTGAAATTTGCCCTTTCCGCTAGCTTCTTCAAAAAAAGATCCGGTGATTAGCATTCTAATTTAAATAATGGAGCACATTAATGAAATACCTAAATTGCGGTATTTTTTAAGATTAAGGGAATCGGGTTTTATCGGAGAGGAGGGAATAAATAGGGCTAAAATTAATATAAAACAATAAGTGGGGATGACCTAGCCAAACGTTGTTGGAGTAACCCTTCAAGGGTTCAAAACCTTGAAGGGTTTTACCATTAAAATCACCCCATCCAACGATTCAAAAACTTCAAAAAATTCTCCTTATAATTTTCACTTACCGTGATGGTGGATTTCCCAATTTGAATGCTGTTTTTGGTAATGGAGTGGATATGGTCCAGGGCTACAATAAAGGACCGGTGGACACGCATAAATTTATTGGAGGGGAGCAATTCCTCCATGTTTTTAAGGCTTGTCAGGGATAGGAGAGGATGGGGTTTGTCCACCAGGTGGACTTTGACATAATCTTTGTACGCTTCCACATAGAGAATGTCCTTTAGCAAAACTTTTACCAATTGATATTCCACCTTTAGAAAAATATATTCGGGTACTTCATCTACTTTTTTTATGGATTTTTTTGGTTTTCAAAAAACTGCAAAGCCTTGGTGCTGGCCTTAAGAAATTCCTCATAATTATAGGGCTTCAGCAGGTAATCCAGGGCATCCACTTTATACCCTTCAATGGCAAATTGGTTATAGGCAGTAGTGAAAATGATACGGCAAGGGGAATCCTTTTTATTGGCGCCCATAATTCTGGCCAGTTCCATCCCGGAAAGATCGGGCATTTGGATATCCAGAAAAACCAAGTCTACCGGTTCTTTATGAATAAAAGCCAGGGCATCGATTGCATTTTCAAATTTACCCATCAAGTTCAAAAATGAAGTTTGGCCGATAAACTTACTGATCATTTCCAGGGCAAGGGGTTCATCATCTACAGCGATACAATTGATTTTCATGCCAGGTGGATTTTTAGGTTGACGCGGTATTCATTTCCGGATTTTGATCATCGATTTCCAATTGAAACCGTTGAGCATAAAGCAATGAAAGCCTCCTTTTTGTATTGGTAAGGCCAATACCCTTTGCTTGCGATTCAGGGCTATTGGAATAAGAAGAAATGATATTGTTGCAGGTATATAGGTGCAATACCTGGTCCTTTTCAGATAGTTTCACTGTGATAACACTTTGTTGCTGAGAGCTGATGCCATGTTTGAAGCAGTTTTCAATAAAAGGAAGCAATATCATGGGCGCAATGCATTTTTCCTCCATCTGTTCCTGTATATCCAAGTTAATTTTTACCTTCTCAGATATCCGCAATTTCATTAACTCAATATAGTCTTTAATAAAATCAATTTCCCTACTCAATAGGGTCTGGCCCTTTTCTGTTTCATAAAGCACATAACGCATCAACCTGGAAAGTTTGTGCAGGGCAGTTTGGGCCCTTTCCACATCAATGTTGGTAAGGGAATAAATATTGTTGAGGGTATTGAAGAAAAAATGGGGATTGATTTGGGCTTTGAGATAAGATAGCTCCGATTTAATTCTTTGTTGGTCCAGTTGCTGTCTAAGGAACTCATCTGCCTGCCATTTTTTTACCGCCGCCACACTGGTGCTGATCCCAAGGGTAAGAAAAGCCACGATCAGGTTAAAAATATGGAAGGGGAGAGGTTTCTTTCTGGGGATATATTCCTCTTCAGGGTGAAAGGCCTGGTGCATCAGTTTGGGAAGACCCAACCAGTTTTCATAGTATTCCAGGAAGTACATGAGGATTACACTGACCCCAATTGTCAATAATAAAAACCAACCCACACGTGACTTAAACAGCAAGTTGGGAACCCATAAATGCTGATTGATATAAAATAAACCTATCAAAAGGATGAAAAAGGTAAACTGTCTAACCCAAAACTGATGGGGAAGGGCTACGTTCCAGGACAATGGAGTTAATAGGAAAAACAAGGTTCCCATCAGTATCCACCCTAAAATATAGGGTGGATAATGATGGGAACCTTGTTTTTCCTCATTAACTCCATTGTCCTGGAACGTAGCCCTTCCCCATCAGTTTTGGGTTAGACAGGTTACCTTTTTCATCCTTTGATAGGTTTATTTTATATCAATCAGCATTATGGGTTCCCAACTTGCTGTTTAAGTCACGTGTGGGTTGGTTTTATTATTGACAATTGGGGTCAGTGTAATCCTCATGTACTTCCTGGAATACTATGAAAACTGGTTGGGTCTTCCCAAACTGATGCACCAGGCCTTTCACCTGAAGAGGAATATATCCCAGAAAGAAAACCTCTCCCCTTCCATATTTTTAACCTGATCGTGGCTTTTTCTTACCCTTGGGATCAGCACCAGTGTGGCGGCGGTAAAAAAATGGCAGGCAGATGAGTTCCTTAGACAGCAACTGGACCAACAAAGAATTAAATCGGAGCTATCTTATCTCAAAGCCCAAATCAATCCCCATTTTTTCTTCAATACCCTCAACAATATTTATTCCCTTACCAACATTGATGTGGAAAGGGCCCAAACTGCCCTGCACAAACTTTCCAGGTTGATGCGTTATGTGCTTTATGAAACAGAAAAGGGCCAGACCCTATTGAGTAGGGAAATTGATTTTATTAAAGACTATATTGAGTTAATGAAATTGCGGATATCTGAGAAGGTAAAAATTAACTTGGATATACAGGAACAGATGGAGGAGGAAAAATGCATTGCGCCCATGATATTGCTTCCTTTTATTGAAAACTGCTTCAAACATGGCATCAGCTCTCAGCAACAAAGTGTTATCACAGTGAAACTATCTGAAAAGGACCAGGTATTGCACCTATATACCTGCAACAATATCATTTCTTCTTATTCCAATAGCCCTGAATCGCAAGCAAAGGGTATTGGCCTTACCAATACAAAAAGGAGGCTTTCATTGCTTTATGCTCAACGGTTTCAATTGGAAATCGATGATCAAAATCCGGAAAATGAATACCGCGTCAACCTAAAAATCCACCTGGCATGAAAATCAAT includes the following:
- a CDS encoding HIRAN domain-containing protein, coding for MKLNRKEFLKSAGLGGISLILPGSSPKAELVTNLIAKPIQIYDNYLLGVQYYSLNKCFGKIRAGDLVILEQFSEHEHDRIAVGVKWENMFLGYLPAYENIVLANLMDAGARLNAMVNAKLSLHQFGIGIWTNLIVPEKEATEKLSNKAADDVDDGYRR
- the cas9 gene encoding type II CRISPR RNA-guided endonuclease Cas9 (Cas9, originally named Csn1, is the large, multifunctional signature protein of type II CRISPR/Cas systems. It is well known even to general audiences because its RNA-guided endonuclease activity has made it a popular tool for custom editing of eukaryotic genomes.) is translated as MWKGNSVSQTAERTGFRGTRRLRERHLLRRERLHRILNILGFLPKHYSSQIDFENRLGKFKREMEPKLAFNNKEFIFKKSFEEMLVDFKKCQPQLLEEGKLIPYDWTIYFLRKKALSQKIEKEELAWVILNFNQKRGYYQFRGEEEEENPNKLVEFYSLKIIDIKAEETNKKGETWYSLILENGWVYRRSSKTDLYDWKDKVRDFIVTTDLDEDGSIKRDKEGNEKRSFRAPKEDDWTLIKKKTEQEIDHSSKTVGAYIYDTLLQNPSQKVKGKLVRTIERKFYKEELKAILEKQKAFHPELTDEGLYNECVRELYRNNDAHQWALSKKDFTHLFLEDIIFYQRPLKSQKFNIGKCSLEYRNFRINGERKTKYLNAVPKSNPYYQEFRVWQWMYNLKIYKKEDEVDVTGQFLSNIEDWENLFEFLMRQKEVDHKIILKHLLTSKELKGKALNAETAKYRWNYVYDSVKDESKNIPVMKLVMKSGED
- a CDS encoding sensor histidine kinase encodes the protein MAAVKKWQADEFLRQQLDQQRIKSELSYLKAQINPHFFFNTLNNIYSLTNIDVERAQTALHKLSRLMRYVLYETEKGQTLLSREIDFIKDYIELMKLRISEKVKINLDIQEQMEEEKCIAPMILLPFIENCFKHGISSQQQSVITVKLSEKDQVLHLYTCNNIISSYSNSPESQAKGIGLTNTKRRLSLLYAQRFQLEIDDQNPENEYRVNLKIHLA
- a CDS encoding sensor histidine kinase, which codes for MSWNVALPHQFWVRQFTFFILLIGLFYINQHLWVPNLLFKSRVGWFLLLTIGVSVILMYFLEYYENWLGLPKLMHQAFHPEEEYIPRKKPLPFHIFNLIVAFLTLGISTSVAAVKKWQADEFLRQQLDQQRIKSELSYLKAQINPHFFFNTLNNIYSLTNIDVERAQTALHKLSRLMRYVLYETEKGQTLLSREIDFIKDYIELMKLRISEKVKINLDIQEQMEEKCIAPMILLPFIENCFKHGISSQQQSVITVKLSEKDQVLHLYTCNNIISSYSNSPESQAKGIGLTNTKRRLSLLYAQRFQLEIDDQNPEMNTAST